Within the Candidatus Brocadiaceae bacterium genome, the region AGGTGGCCGTGAGCATCTCGGAGGCCCTCCGGCTGACGGCCGTGCGGTTCTCCGGCAACGAACGCTTCTCGGGCCAGCGCCTGCAGGAACTCTCCGGCTTGAGCCCGGGCTCCGTTCTGCGCGCCATCGACCTGGATGCCGCACGGCGACGCATCGTCGGCGCCTATCGGGACGAGGGCTACCCCGGCGTGAGCGTCGAGGGCCGCGTGCTGGCGGCCACCGAGCACGCCCGCGTCGTGGCCTTCCAGATCCAGGAAGGCACCCGCTCCTGGGTGGCCCGCATCGAGTTCGAGGGGAACGAACAGGTGGCGTCCGACGAACTCCGCAAGACCCTCGAGAGCGGCACGCGCCGCTGGCCGAGCTGGATCTGGCCCGGGTGGTTCGACGAGACGACGTTCCGCGCCGACCTGATCGCCCTGGAACACGCCTGCCGCAACCGCGGCTACCTGGACGCGCGCCTGGACGGCGACCTGGAGCCCGGCGAGGAGCCCGGCAGCGTCGTGCTGCGCATCAAGGTCTCCGAAGGCCCGCTCTACACCATCCGGGAGGTCACCTTCGAGGGAAACACGCTCTTCCGCGACGACGAACTCCTGGCCGCCATCCCCACCCTGCCCGGAGAACCATACCGGCCCGACGACGTCGACAATGCCCTGCAGACCATCTCCGACCTCTACGCCGACCAGGGCTACTGGGACGTCACCGAGGCCAGGGGCAACCTGGAGGTGCAGGACGTCCTGGCCGAGACCGGCACCGACGTCTCCATGCGCTACCGCATCCGCGAGGGCGAGCCGGTGGCCATCGGCCAGATCCACGTGCACGGCCTCACGAAGACGAACGAGATGGTCGTGCGCCGGAACCTGACCTTCTACCCCGGGGAACGCGCCGCCCGCCGGAAGCTGATCGAGAGCGAGCGCATGCTCCTGAACTCCGGCTACTTCGACTTCGCCGCGCCCCGCCCCGTGGAGATCACCCTCGAGCCCTCCGAAGGCGCCCTCCGCGACGCCGTCGTGCGCGTGCAGGAAGGCCCCACCGGCCGCCTGATGCTGACCGGCGGCGTCGGCAGCGAGACCGGCCTGATGGCCGGCGTGGCCATCGAGGAGAACAACTTCGACCTCTGGAACTGGCCCTCCAGTTGGGACGACTTCTGGCACGGCAACGCCCTGCGCGGCGCCGGCCACCGCCTGTCCATCTCGCTGAACACCGGCACCAGGCGCTCCTACTACGCCGTCACCTTCGAGAACCCCGCCCTCTGGAACTCCGAATACAGCTTCGGCACGAGCCTCTACTCGCGCGGAATCGCCCGCAACGACTTCGACGAAACCCGCACCGGACTCAGCCTCACCTTCGGCCATCGGCTGACCAGGTACACGCACCGAAGCGTCACGGTCGGATACGAGTCCATCGACCTGGACGACCTCACCAACCCGGCGCCCCGCGAACTGCGCCGCGAACGCGGCCGCCACGGCAAACCCTACATCCGCGCCGATGCCTCGGTGGACCGCCGCGACAACCGCTTCCTGCCCTCCGAAGGCCACTACCTGG harbors:
- the bamA gene encoding outer membrane protein assembly factor BamA, with product MNSTPRTAVRTLAVILLGAATLCVPALAAQAEPPPLRRLTVQGNVLLTREQVLNALGLREGDAFDAQRVEAAVRRFNEAGLLGTAGFRVEPSEDGVEVAVSISEALRLTAVRFSGNERFSGQRLQELSGLSPGSVLRAIDLDAARRRIVGAYRDEGYPGVSVEGRVLAATEHARVVAFQIQEGTRSWVARIEFEGNEQVASDELRKTLESGTRRWPSWIWPGWFDETTFRADLIALEHACRNRGYLDARLDGDLEPGEEPGSVVLRIKVSEGPLYTIREVTFEGNTLFRDDELLAAIPTLPGEPYRPDDVDNALQTISDLYADQGYWDVTEARGNLEVQDVLAETGTDVSMRYRIREGEPVAIGQIHVHGLTKTNEMVVRRNLTFYPGERAARRKLIESERMLLNSGYFDFAAPRPVEITLEPSEGALRDAVVRVQEGPTGRLMLTGGVGSETGLMAGVAIEENNFDLWNWPSSWDDFWHGNALRGAGHRLSISLNTGTRRSYYAVTFENPALWNSEYSFGTSLYSRGIARNDFDETRTGLSLTFGHRLTRYTHRSVTVGYESIDLDDLTNPAPRELRRERGRHGKPYIRADASVDRRDNRFLPSEGHYLGGSVELALGDVGAVTARLQGEQYRTIHQRRGRHRHVVGVRGQLATILGDAPIYERLYAGGFSSLRGFAFEGVSPSHDPTDVLVGGKSMAVGSLEYSMPLTESDALRLVTFCDAGTVQPNSTGAILPFRDLRMSVGTGLRWQVPALGPAALELDFALPVMKESDDRTQYFHFSLAAQRRF